In a single window of the Notamacropus eugenii isolate mMacEug1 chromosome 4, mMacEug1.pri_v2, whole genome shotgun sequence genome:
- the FGF22 gene encoding fibroblast growth factor 22, with product MPPGPWLCLALLLAARAQSSWGPWPIRARPRWPRDLSISISSARHPRSYHHLEGDVRWRRLYSSTHFFLHIGSSGRVEGTRQPHCPNSIVEIRSVRVGVVAIKAVYTGFYLAMNRRGKLYGTREYSPNCKFMERIEENGYNTYASLRWRHEGRQMFLALDGRGAPRQGGRTRRQHLSTHFLPILVS from the exons ATGCCCCCAGGGCCCTGGCTTTGCTTGGCCTTGCTCCTTGCAGCCCGGGCCCAGAGCTCCTGGGGTCCCTGGCCCATAAGGGCCAGGCCCCGGTGGCCCCGTGACCTCAGCATTAGCATCAGCAGTGCCCGTCACCCTCGGAGCTACCATCACCTGGAAGGGGATGTCCGATGGCGAAGACTCTACTCATCCACCCACTTCTTCTTGCACATTGGGTCCAGTGGCAGGGTCGAAGGCACACGGCAGCCCCACTGCCCCAACA GCATTGTGGAGATCCGCTCTGTCAGAGTGGGTGTTGTGGCCATAAAAGCAGTCTACACAGGCTTCTACTTGGCCATGAACCGGAGGGGGAAACTTTATGGGACG AGGGAATACAGCCCCAACTGTAAATTTATGGAACGGATTGAGGAGAATGGCTATAACACCTATGCTTCCCTTCGCTGGAGACATGAAGGTCGACAGATGTTTCTGGCCCTGGATGGACGGGGTGCCCCTCGCCAAGGTGGACGGACCCGCCGGCAGCATCTCTCCACTCACTTCCTGCCTATCTTGGTCTCCTAA